The following are encoded in a window of Pseudomonadota bacterium genomic DNA:
- a CDS encoding DUF3373 domain-containing protein yields MKRTLIATAVLLAWTATAYAGDLVVKVPAEEYEQTKQQLLELQKRFDAMEKKAVAPQGEDVGSSHLRKVNRDIDEIYDTLDKVETRAILDRINLGAEIRIRADNYQLKEYQPTYYGFNAANNQFEWYGGAAFSGGMGVYFPAAPPNVVSYIADERNDSNWSSRFRINMGSEVSNTVQFHARLALQKNWADSMGAFNHDNNRAHVANGDTTLKVDRFYVDWTPKTFIPIGLNFGRLPTSDGPPNEFKEDRKRQSIYPSLIFDGEPDGIVATLGLERYTGLKNAGLRYFYAMAVQYDADHTSMTYLDSVVNDMYKDNRVQAVFFETELPKLRDSLLVLSYVPAVDLLMSNPTGTSMANVGDVTLYGAHLQLVDIFGIGLDLFASYGMNRNEPSGSTITLADQRAGGASLDYGLMTSNVTGGGVSSEVTNGEAWYAGFRYEIPAAFLNRPKIGFEYNHGSRYWFSYTPGSSEIFNKMATRGEVFDVYYLQPFNKEIFLRVGYTKIIYHYAGSGMPIGNPVEYDDTTDPFSQMMSPNAQNPEFYNYYLTLDTRF; encoded by the coding sequence GTGAAGAGAACTTTGATCGCAACAGCGGTGTTATTGGCCTGGACCGCCACCGCCTATGCCGGAGATTTGGTTGTCAAGGTGCCGGCCGAAGAATACGAACAGACCAAACAGCAGCTTCTGGAACTCCAGAAACGTTTTGATGCCATGGAAAAGAAGGCGGTTGCCCCTCAGGGTGAAGATGTCGGTTCTTCTCATCTCCGGAAGGTGAATCGTGATATCGATGAGATTTACGATACCCTGGACAAGGTGGAAACCAGGGCCATTCTCGACCGGATCAACCTGGGCGCCGAGATCAGGATCCGGGCTGATAATTATCAGCTGAAAGAGTATCAGCCGACCTATTACGGTTTTAATGCCGCCAATAATCAATTTGAGTGGTACGGCGGCGCGGCCTTCTCCGGTGGAATGGGTGTGTATTTTCCTGCCGCTCCTCCCAATGTTGTCTCTTATATTGCGGACGAGAGGAATGACTCCAACTGGAGCAGCCGTTTCAGGATCAATATGGGATCGGAAGTTTCCAATACGGTCCAGTTTCATGCCCGTCTTGCCCTGCAGAAAAACTGGGCGGACTCGATGGGCGCATTCAACCATGACAACAATCGGGCCCACGTCGCAAATGGAGACACGACCCTGAAGGTCGACCGGTTCTATGTTGACTGGACCCCGAAGACCTTTATCCCCATCGGTCTCAACTTCGGGCGTCTGCCGACATCCGATGGCCCGCCGAATGAATTCAAGGAAGACCGCAAACGGCAGTCAATCTATCCGTCCCTGATCTTCGACGGTGAGCCGGACGGGATCGTCGCCACTCTCGGTCTTGAGCGATATACCGGGTTGAAGAATGCCGGTCTCCGTTATTTTTATGCCATGGCCGTTCAGTACGATGCCGACCATACTTCAATGACTTATCTGGACAGTGTTGTGAATGATATGTACAAGGACAACCGGGTGCAGGCGGTGTTCTTTGAGACGGAGTTGCCTAAACTCCGCGACAGCCTCCTGGTTCTTTCTTATGTTCCGGCAGTTGACCTTCTGATGTCAAATCCGACCGGGACCAGCATGGCCAACGTGGGTGATGTTACTTTGTATGGTGCACATTTACAGCTCGTCGATATTTTTGGGATCGGGCTTGACCTCTTTGCTTCATACGGGATGAACCGGAATGAGCCGAGCGGAAGTACCATAACTCTTGCCGATCAAAGAGCAGGTGGGGCAAGTTTGGACTACGGTCTGATGACCAGCAATGTAACCGGGGGTGGGGTTTCCAGTGAAGTCACTAACGGTGAGGCCTGGTACGCTGGTTTCAGGTATGAAATTCCGGCCGCTTTCCTGAACCGGCCGAAAATCGGATTCGAGTATAATCACGGTAGCCGCTACTGGTTCAGTTACACTCCTGGCTCGTCAGAAATCTTCAACAAAATGGCTACCCGCGGCGAGGTGTTTGACGTGTATTATCTGCAACCGTTCAACAAGGAGATCTTCCTGAGGGTTGGATACACCAAGATCATTTACCATTATGCCGGTTCAGGAATGCCGATCGGCAATCCGGTCGAGTATGATGACACGACCGATCCTTTCAGCCAGATGATGTCACCAAACGCCCAGAATCCTGAGTTCTACAATTATTACCTTACACTGGATACCAGGTTCTAA
- a CDS encoding HypC/HybG/HupF family hydrogenase formation chaperone encodes MCLAVPGRLVEIYEEAGMRMGRIDYNGTVNVACLEYVPEIEIGQYTVVHAGFAISIIDEEEAARSFDVWREYKESAASAGVDLFGNKLADEPVSNDEG; translated from the coding sequence ATGTGTCTCGCGGTACCCGGCAGGCTGGTGGAAATCTATGAAGAGGCAGGAATGAGAATGGGCCGGATCGACTATAACGGCACCGTGAATGTAGCCTGTCTTGAGTATGTGCCCGAGATCGAGATCGGTCAGTACACGGTGGTCCATGCGGGCTTTGCGATATCGATCATTGATGAAGAGGAGGCGGCGCGAAGTTTTGACGTCTGGCGGGAATATAAGGAGTCCGCTGCGAGTGCTGGAGTTGATCTCTTTGGGAATAAACTGGCTGATGAACCAGTGTCGAACGATGAGGGATGA
- a CDS encoding hydrogenase maturation nickel metallochaperone HypA: MSLALNIVDLAVEAAEKENGGRLSGIEIEVGALSGVMVDSLEFCLEAAARTTKAEGATFSIVSKAACGKCTDCGIDFAATSFYQHCPGCNGIGVQITGGRDLKVTAITIEEESPDV; the protein is encoded by the coding sequence ATGTCTCTCGCTCTAAATATTGTCGACCTTGCGGTTGAGGCGGCAGAAAAGGAGAACGGCGGGAGATTGAGCGGGATCGAAATAGAGGTGGGGGCCCTGTCGGGGGTTATGGTCGATTCCCTTGAATTCTGTCTTGAGGCGGCGGCACGAACCACGAAGGCCGAGGGCGCCACTTTTTCGATTGTTTCCAAAGCGGCCTGCGGGAAATGCACTGATTGCGGGATTGATTTTGCAGCCACCTCATTCTACCAGCATTGTCCGGGGTGCAACGGGATCGGGGTGCAGATAACCGGAGGCCGTGACCTGAAAGTAACCGCCATTACCATTGAGGAAGAAAGTCCAGATGTGTGA
- the ispG gene encoding flavodoxin-dependent (E)-4-hydroxy-3-methylbut-2-enyl-diphosphate synthase, whose amino-acid sequence MVERKVTKQISVGDVPIGGNAPVVVQSMTNTDTRDIEATVAQVDRLAKVGCEIIRVAVLDLEAAGAIRAIREKITMPLIADIHFDSRLAVAAMENGAQGIRINPGNIGGHDKLARVVAAAKEHQVPIRVGVNSGSVEKDILKKYGHPVPDALVESALRNIRLLEELGFHEIKVSIKSSDVLTTIAAYRKLSQHTDYPLHLGVTEAGGLIAGTVKSSVALGMLLSEGIGDTLRISLTRDPVEEIRVAYELLRALKIRERGPELISCPTCGRCQVDLFSLAEKVEAHVQTLEVPLKVAVMGCVVNGPGEAKEADLGVAGGHGVGIIFKKGELFRKVPESELLEVFLAEIDKMAAEKSGE is encoded by the coding sequence ATGGTCGAGAGGAAGGTTACAAAACAGATATCCGTTGGCGATGTCCCCATTGGCGGAAATGCGCCGGTGGTGGTGCAGTCGATGACCAATACCGACACCCGGGATATTGAGGCAACGGTTGCCCAGGTTGACCGGCTGGCAAAGGTGGGTTGCGAGATCATCCGGGTGGCGGTCCTCGATCTGGAGGCGGCCGGGGCTATCCGCGCCATCCGGGAAAAGATTACCATGCCCCTGATCGCGGATATCCATTTTGATTCCCGGCTGGCCGTTGCCGCCATGGAGAACGGCGCCCAGGGGATCCGGATCAATCCCGGGAATATCGGCGGGCACGACAAACTGGCCAGGGTCGTTGCGGCGGCAAAAGAGCATCAGGTGCCGATCAGGGTCGGGGTGAATTCCGGTTCGGTTGAGAAGGATATTCTGAAAAAATATGGTCATCCGGTTCCCGATGCCCTGGTGGAAAGTGCCCTGCGGAATATCCGCCTTCTGGAGGAGCTGGGATTTCACGAGATCAAGGTCTCGATCAAGTCCTCGGATGTGCTCACGACAATTGCTGCTTACCGGAAACTTTCACAACATACCGATTATCCCCTGCATCTCGGGGTGACCGAAGCGGGCGGACTCATTGCCGGTACGGTCAAGTCAAGCGTTGCTTTGGGCATGCTTCTTTCCGAAGGAATCGGCGACACCTTAAGGATTTCCCTGACCCGTGACCCGGTAGAGGAGATCAGGGTGGCCTATGAGTTGCTGCGGGCGCTGAAGATCAGGGAGCGCGGCCCGGAACTGATCTCCTGCCCCACCTGCGGCCGGTGCCAGGTCGATCTGTTTTCTCTGGCGGAGAAGGTCGAGGCCCATGTGCAGACCCTTGAGGTTCCGCTCAAGGTGGCGGTGATGGGTTGCGTGGTCAACGGCCCTGGCGAGGCGAAAGAGGCCGATCTCGGAGTCGCCGGCGGACATGGGGTCGGGATCATCTTCAAGAAAGGCGAGCTGTTCCGGAAAGTCCCGGAAAGTGAGCTGCTTGAGGTCTTTCTCGCCGAGATCGACAAAATGGCTGCGGAAAAAAGTGGAGAGTGA
- a CDS encoding HyaD/HybD family hydrogenase maturation endopeptidase, with product MNSGESGEEKTLNILVLGVGNVLLSDEGVGPRVVEGLSNGYQAPHGVELVDGGTMGFDLLPYLDERTHLLVVDAVNTGKEPGHTVRIKLDDPASFFRTMVSPHQLGLGEVLGVAAMTGNLPPSIVVIGIEPASLETSIDLSPVVEKKLPVLIKMVVDELKSLGIILKPTSDA from the coding sequence TTGAACAGCGGAGAATCCGGAGAGGAGAAAACCTTAAATATCCTCGTGCTTGGAGTGGGAAATGTCCTGCTGTCCGATGAAGGAGTCGGCCCCCGGGTGGTTGAGGGGTTGAGCAACGGATATCAGGCTCCTCACGGGGTGGAGTTGGTTGATGGCGGCACCATGGGTTTTGACCTGCTTCCCTATCTGGATGAACGAACCCATCTGCTGGTCGTCGATGCAGTAAATACAGGGAAAGAGCCGGGCCATACAGTCAGGATCAAGCTGGATGACCCGGCTTCTTTTTTCAGAACCATGGTCTCTCCCCATCAGCTCGGGCTGGGTGAGGTGCTTGGGGTTGCCGCCATGACCGGCAATCTGCCCCCGTCGATTGTTGTGATCGGTATTGAGCCCGCCAGCCTGGAAACCAGTATTGATCTTTCGCCGGTAGTTGAAAAGAAACTGCCGGTTCTGATCAAGATGGTGGTTGATGAATTGAAATCTCTCGGTATCATTCTAAAGCCGACTTCCGATGCATGA
- the hypF gene encoding carbamoyltransferase HypF, which translates to MTAEIHRNKITVKGLVQGVGFRPFVYNLAGSLGLSGFIINTSQGVLVEVEGVWAALETFGEKLQSELPPQASISSCQSLEVLPKNETGFRILLSDCSGDVATLVSPDLATCPDCLAELFDPSDRRFLYPFINCTNCGPRHTIISAIPYDRPSTTMRSFTMCGKCREEYDDPANRRFHAQPNACPQCGPTVYLLDRDGGKRVEGDAAISAFCSILDEGGILAVKGVGGFHLAVDATNDTAVKLLRERKGRQEKPLAVMFPDFAEAEKAAVVSDEMAKFLRVPAAPIMLARKKSGFHISSQVSPHTGLLGIMLPYTPLHHIIFSRFKRPLVMTSGNLSEEPICIDNDEALARLGGIVDGFLLHNRDILIRSDDSVLMEAAGAVRFIRRSRGFVPRPILLASDGPQVLGVGGELKNTVCFLKEENGFVGQHHGDLQNLEAYGFFQETVTHLQNIFDAEPELVVHDLHPGYLSTRWAKEEQSLPTLAVQHHHAHLASCLAENREAGPAIGIILDGTGYGPDGAIWGGEILTGDCTSFARKCCFEPMLLPGGDAAIKAPWRTALSYLRAAYDGNLPDLDFLAGEPVAPILAMLEKKINCPVTTSCGRFFDAVAAISGGRKVIAYEGQAAIEFMEQASGKDGATYGWAIEEKGDIFHLSVRAIVRQVAEDVLAGVSRAEISGRFHRTLAVLLAEAAELVSSLSGLKKVVLSGGVFNNHLLLELLAAHLTEKGFQVLTHLQLPPGDGCISLGQAVIGRQYLIGGRV; encoded by the coding sequence ATGACTGCTGAGATCCATCGCAACAAGATAACGGTCAAAGGGCTTGTTCAGGGGGTTGGGTTCCGGCCTTTTGTTTATAATCTTGCCGGGAGTTTAGGTCTCTCCGGTTTTATCATCAATACTTCACAGGGCGTTTTGGTCGAGGTTGAAGGGGTGTGGGCGGCTCTTGAAACTTTTGGCGAGAAACTCCAATCTGAGTTGCCTCCCCAGGCCTCGATATCTTCCTGTCAATCGCTGGAAGTTCTGCCGAAAAATGAAACCGGCTTTAGAATTCTTTTATCAGATTGTTCCGGGGATGTGGCAACCCTTGTTTCCCCTGATCTGGCAACGTGCCCGGATTGTCTGGCCGAGCTTTTTGATCCTTCTGATCGGCGGTTCCTCTACCCCTTTATAAACTGCACCAATTGCGGGCCTCGTCATACCATCATAAGCGCCATCCCTTACGACAGACCTTCGACAACCATGCGCAGTTTCACGATGTGCGGGAAGTGCCGGGAAGAGTATGACGATCCGGCCAACCGGCGTTTTCATGCCCAGCCCAATGCGTGTCCGCAGTGCGGCCCAACCGTTTATTTACTGGATCGTGACGGCGGAAAGAGAGTGGAAGGGGATGCGGCGATTTCCGCCTTCTGCAGCATACTCGATGAAGGCGGGATACTGGCGGTCAAGGGGGTGGGCGGGTTTCATCTGGCGGTGGACGCCACAAACGATACCGCCGTCAAATTGCTGCGGGAAAGGAAGGGCAGGCAAGAAAAACCCCTGGCCGTGATGTTTCCGGATTTTGCGGAGGCGGAAAAGGCGGCGGTTGTTTCCGATGAGATGGCAAAGTTTTTGCGCGTCCCGGCCGCTCCGATCATGCTGGCCAGGAAAAAGTCGGGATTTCACATCTCATCCCAGGTTTCCCCTCACACCGGGCTCCTGGGGATCATGCTGCCCTATACTCCCCTGCACCATATCATTTTCAGCCGGTTCAAACGGCCTCTGGTGATGACCAGCGGGAACCTGAGCGAGGAGCCGATCTGCATCGATAACGATGAGGCATTGGCCAGACTGGGAGGGATTGTCGATGGATTTCTGCTCCATAATCGCGATATCCTGATCAGAAGTGATGATTCGGTGCTGATGGAAGCGGCGGGTGCGGTCCGGTTTATCCGGCGCAGTCGCGGATTTGTGCCCCGGCCGATATTGCTCGCTTCAGACGGCCCGCAGGTTCTCGGGGTGGGTGGTGAACTGAAGAACACCGTCTGTTTCCTGAAAGAGGAGAATGGTTTTGTCGGGCAGCATCACGGCGACCTGCAGAATCTTGAGGCCTACGGTTTTTTCCAGGAAACCGTGACGCATCTGCAGAACATTTTTGATGCTGAACCAGAACTGGTGGTCCATGATCTCCATCCCGGATATCTCTCAACCCGCTGGGCAAAAGAAGAGCAGAGCCTGCCGACCTTGGCCGTCCAGCATCATCACGCCCATCTTGCTTCATGTCTCGCGGAAAACAGGGAGGCCGGTCCGGCGATCGGGATTATCCTGGATGGGACCGGCTATGGTCCGGACGGGGCCATCTGGGGTGGCGAAATACTGACCGGTGATTGCACAAGTTTTGCGAGGAAGTGCTGTTTCGAGCCCATGCTTCTGCCCGGCGGCGATGCGGCGATCAAGGCGCCCTGGCGAACTGCCTTGTCGTATCTGCGGGCGGCGTATGACGGGAATCTTCCCGATCTGGATTTTCTGGCCGGGGAGCCGGTTGCGCCGATTCTTGCGATGCTCGAAAAAAAAATCAATTGCCCGGTCACAACCAGTTGCGGCAGGTTTTTCGATGCTGTAGCGGCAATAAGCGGCGGCAGGAAGGTGATCGCCTATGAGGGACAGGCGGCCATAGAATTCATGGAGCAGGCTTCGGGAAAAGATGGCGCCACATATGGTTGGGCGATTGAGGAAAAAGGTGATATCTTTCACCTGTCGGTCAGGGCAATTGTAAGGCAGGTGGCTGAAGATGTTCTGGCAGGGGTCAGCCGGGCTGAAATCAGCGGTCGTTTTCACCGGACCCTTGCGGTACTGCTGGCCGAGGCGGCAGAGCTGGTGAGTTCGCTCTCCGGATTGAAGAAGGTGGTTTTGAGCGGCGGGGTGTTTAATAACCACCTGCTGCTCGAGCTGCTTGCCGCCCATCTCACCGAAAAAGGTTTTCAGGTGCTGACCCATCTGCAGCTGCCCCCGGGGGATGGTTGCATTTCGCTGGGGCAGGCGGTTATCGGCCGGCAATATCTGATTGGCGGAAGGGTTTAA
- the hypB gene encoding hydrogenase nickel incorporation protein HypB yields the protein MCDSCGCDSSSDPVTISKPGSHFHGHGHPHDHSHDHDHVHVQSRTVRVEQDVLAHNQAISEKNRAYFAEHGIFAMNLVSSPGSGKTTLLEKTITDLKHEVLMSVIEGDQQTARDADRIDATGVPVVQVNTGSGCHLDGTMIANAIAKLEPEDRSVLFIENVGNLVCPALFDLGESAKVVIISVTEGEDKPEKYPYMFRAARLCLINKIDLLPHLDFDVAACREFAARVNPELEFIEVSARTGEGMGQWYAWLKSRLPVDGHAG from the coding sequence ATGTGTGATTCATGTGGTTGTGACTCCAGTTCGGATCCGGTAACCATCAGCAAACCGGGATCCCATTTCCATGGTCATGGTCATCCGCACGACCATTCGCACGACCATGACCACGTTCACGTCCAGTCGAGAACCGTCCGGGTGGAACAGGATGTGCTGGCCCACAATCAGGCCATCTCCGAGAAAAACCGTGCGTATTTTGCGGAGCATGGAATCTTTGCCATGAACCTTGTCAGTTCTCCCGGTTCGGGAAAGACGACGCTGCTTGAAAAGACGATCACTGACCTGAAGCATGAAGTATTGATGTCGGTGATCGAGGGTGACCAGCAGACGGCTAGGGATGCGGACAGAATAGATGCCACCGGAGTGCCCGTCGTTCAGGTCAACACCGGCAGTGGCTGTCACCTGGACGGGACGATGATTGCCAACGCCATTGCCAAGCTTGAGCCGGAGGACCGCTCGGTTCTTTTTATCGAGAACGTCGGCAATCTGGTCTGTCCGGCCCTGTTCGATCTTGGTGAATCGGCCAAGGTCGTGATCATCAGCGTCACCGAGGGTGAGGACAAGCCCGAGAAATATCCGTATATGTTCAGGGCCGCCAGGCTCTGTCTGATCAACAAGATTGATCTTCTCCCCCATCTCGATTTTGATGTCGCCGCCTGCCGTGAGTTTGCTGCCAGGGTGAATCCCGAGCTGGAATTTATTGAGGTTTCAGCCAGGACCGGCGAGGGGATGGGGCAATGGTATGCCTGGCTTAAAAGCAGATTGCCCGTTGACGGTCATGCCGGATAA
- the hypE gene encoding hydrogenase expression/formation protein HypE, which yields MNHDTVQLAHGSGGKLSAELVEKLFLPRFANRALNRLEDQAVLDNPGGRLAFSTDTFVVDPLFFPGGNIGDLAINGTVNDICMCGAQPIALSAGFILEEGLPFDILHRILLAMEKAAAEAGVKIVTGDTKVVPRGGCDKIFINTSGIGVLPEDVAMSATGILPGDRIILSGTVADHGMAVMTCREGLSFQSEIESDTAPLNGLVEQMLKVSRKIRAMRDPTRGGLATTLNEFAASSGRGIVIQQSLVPVRGSVQGACEILGIDPFNVANEGKLVAVVPPEIAGEMVDAMKKHPLGKDAVIIGEVTADHPGVVALKTGLGVKQVLDMPVGEQLPRIC from the coding sequence ATGAACCATGATACGGTCCAGCTGGCCCACGGCAGCGGCGGGAAGCTGTCTGCCGAGCTCGTCGAGAAACTGTTTCTACCCCGCTTTGCCAACAGGGCCTTGAACCGGCTTGAAGATCAGGCGGTGCTCGACAATCCCGGCGGCAGGCTTGCCTTCAGTACCGACACCTTTGTCGTTGATCCGCTGTTCTTTCCCGGCGGAAATATCGGTGATCTTGCAATAAACGGTACGGTGAACGATATCTGCATGTGCGGTGCCCAGCCTATCGCCTTGAGCGCCGGGTTTATTCTCGAGGAAGGGCTTCCCTTTGATATCCTGCACCGGATTCTCCTGGCCATGGAGAAGGCTGCCGCGGAGGCCGGGGTAAAAATAGTAACCGGTGACACCAAGGTTGTCCCTAGAGGCGGGTGTGACAAGATCTTCATCAATACCTCGGGGATCGGGGTTCTGCCGGAAGATGTTGCGATGTCCGCAACAGGGATATTGCCCGGCGACCGGATTATTCTCTCGGGGACGGTAGCTGATCACGGGATGGCGGTCATGACCTGCCGCGAGGGACTGTCTTTTCAGTCGGAGATCGAAAGCGACACCGCCCCGCTGAACGGCCTGGTCGAACAGATGCTCAAGGTCAGCCGCAAGATCAGAGCGATGCGGGACCCGACCCGTGGAGGACTTGCCACCACATTAAACGAATTTGCCGCTTCATCCGGAAGGGGCATAGTCATTCAGCAGTCGCTGGTCCCGGTTCGGGGGAGTGTCCAGGGGGCCTGTGAAATACTGGGGATTGATCCCTTCAACGTTGCCAACGAAGGCAAACTGGTTGCCGTTGTTCCTCCTGAAATTGCAGGTGAAATGGTTGATGCGATGAAAAAACATCCTTTGGGAAAGGACGCAGTCATCATCGGCGAAGTGACCGCCGATCATCCGGGAGTGGTGGCTCTGAAAACGGGCCTTGGGGTGAAACAGGTCCTTGATATGCCGGTTGGGGAACAACTGCCGAGAATCTGTTGA
- the hypD gene encoding hydrogenase formation protein HypD, which produces MKYLSEYRDPETAGKMLFELRRIVTKPWTIMEVCGGQTHAIVRSGLDQVLPGEISLVHGPGCPVCVTPLETIDRAIAIALHPGVIFCSFGDMLRVPGSRADLLTARSQGADVRIVYSALEAIKIAGENPDRQVVFFAIGFETTAPGNAMGILQAEKLGLNNFSELVCHVLVPPAITALLQSPDNLVQGYLAAGHVCTVQGLSEYEEIAEKFGVPIVATGLEPNDILEGVLMLVKLLEAGRVEVQNQYTRLVRHEGNVHARKAVAEVFTVCNQKWRGIGEIPGSGLMIREKFSRYDAARKFGVGDINVREPEECISGLVLQGLRKPAECAAFGVNCTPEKPLGATMVSSEGACSAYYKYKAI; this is translated from the coding sequence GTGAAATATCTTTCCGAATATCGCGATCCTGAAACTGCCGGGAAGATGCTCTTTGAGCTGCGGCGAATCGTCACGAAGCCATGGACGATCATGGAGGTCTGCGGCGGCCAGACCCATGCCATCGTGCGGAGCGGTCTCGATCAGGTCCTTCCGGGCGAGATCAGTCTGGTTCACGGTCCCGGCTGCCCGGTGTGTGTGACGCCGCTTGAAACCATCGACCGGGCGATTGCCATCGCCCTGCATCCCGGAGTAATATTCTGCAGTTTCGGTGACATGCTGCGGGTTCCCGGGAGCCGGGCGGATCTTCTTACCGCCAGATCGCAGGGGGCTGATGTGAGGATTGTCTACTCAGCCCTGGAGGCAATCAAAATTGCCGGAGAAAATCCGGACCGCCAGGTGGTTTTCTTTGCCATCGGTTTTGAGACTACGGCGCCGGGGAACGCCATGGGTATCCTTCAGGCCGAAAAACTCGGGCTCAATAATTTCAGCGAACTGGTCTGTCATGTGCTGGTGCCTCCCGCCATCACCGCCTTGTTGCAATCTCCGGATAATCTGGTTCAGGGGTATCTCGCTGCAGGGCACGTCTGCACGGTTCAGGGGCTCTCCGAGTATGAGGAGATTGCCGAAAAGTTCGGGGTGCCGATTGTGGCCACCGGGCTTGAGCCGAATGACATTCTCGAAGGGGTCCTGATGCTGGTGAAGCTTCTTGAAGCAGGGCGGGTTGAGGTGCAAAACCAGTACACAAGGCTTGTCCGGCATGAGGGCAATGTCCATGCCCGGAAAGCAGTCGCCGAAGTTTTTACGGTCTGCAATCAGAAGTGGAGAGGGATTGGCGAAATTCCCGGCAGCGGTCTGATGATCAGAGAGAAATTTTCGAGGTATGATGCCGCCCGGAAATTCGGTGTGGGGGATATCAATGTCAGGGAGCCGGAAGAATGTATCAGCGGGCTGGTTCTGCAGGGTCTCCGAAAACCGGCAGAGTGCGCGGCATTCGGTGTGAATTGCACTCCGGAAAAACCACTTGGGGCGACCATGGTCTCCAGCGAGGGGGCGTGCTCCGCTTATTACAAGTACAAGGCGATTTGA
- a CDS encoding cytochrome c produces MITALCSLVITSLAWAGSGDALFKQKCGSCHVRGGEAAPVNPGDKAGRVWKKYFLRGRHPVELSVTDADMDEILSYLEEHAADSDKPAMAVIPK; encoded by the coding sequence ATTATCACGGCGTTATGCTCGCTGGTTATAACATCCCTGGCCTGGGCCGGGAGTGGCGACGCCCTGTTCAAGCAGAAATGCGGCTCATGTCATGTGAGGGGCGGTGAGGCTGCCCCGGTAAACCCGGGCGACAAGGCGGGCAGGGTCTGGAAGAAGTACTTCCTGAGGGGAAGGCATCCGGTGGAACTGAGCGTTACCGATGCGGATATGGACGAAATCCTCTCTTACCTTGAAGAGCATGCGGCTGACAGCGACAAGCCGGCAATGGCGGTGATTCCCAAATGA